In the Arachis ipaensis cultivar K30076 chromosome B04, Araip1.1, whole genome shotgun sequence genome, TAAAATAATAGTTTAcccttttattaataaaaattaaaatataataatgttgtatatATAATGAGTACGAACAAATTACGTACAcataaaaaattaactattaaaccaataattatatatttatgtataaatacaaaattattacttagttttaatattttattttttggttatgCCAATAGCTAATATGATAGCTAATTTTTCGTGTACTTTAACCAAAATACTCATTATTATTAATACACGtacaatttattatatatttttgagtTTCGCTAAACAGTcaagtatttttattaattaagtcTAATTAAATTGGTTTAACCCAACAAAAATTATTGACATAAAATGTGCGTGAATTACACACttctttgtatttttttatttttttaatattttctctTTCTCGTCTTTTTTCTATTGCTGATGTTGTTGATGCATCTTTTTATTTCTGTTTCTACTCCTTTTAATATtattgtagtttttttttttttgtttgatttttttcttgtttttatttttttaagaggagaaaacaaaaaaaaatatgaaaaagtgaaataaaaaggagaatatgaagaaaaaaaagaaaaagataacgaCAATGATGAAGAATAAGAAGATGATGACAATGAtgaaaaataatatcaaaattttttaaacttaacacaaaaaatttttgaattttgatagttaaattttttaataGTGACACAgaaaatttcttaacaaattaaaaGTTATTAAAATCAAATAGCatcgaaattttttaaaaatatcattGAAAATTTTTAACCATAGTACTGAAATTTTTCCGATCCTaacatatcttcttctttttcatttttattttatttctgtgttttatataaaaaaattgtaatattattttttttatcgcCGTCGttatcatcattatcattataaTCAGGGACGGTTCTATGTACAATGGTGTGGGAGCAAGCGCCCCCACtacgatttaaaatttttttgagtagtatatgataataatatttatttgcccccattagattattaaatttgaccccacaataattttttactatgtttttggtacttaatcgtcaatttaaaaattttatattagaaatTCGTTAGAATAATTAATTCTCAAATTTAAACGAAATTAGTGTTCCATtttaaaaatcaactcaaaagaatattatttatcttctttttaaattagctttaatttttgcatagcaactatattaattgaaagaacttttttaactataaatatcaataagagtcgacttctaattgcgttgggaagtggatttctatataattatttagtaatatatataaaaagagagaaattttgatagtagtgttaagagaaaaattatttaattttttaaaatagaaaaccTAAAacaatagaattttaaattatatattattatttaaattactattttagtattgtaatttatatattagatattttgaaggctaatcatattttacaataataaaatataatcataacaataatcatgctatatgtacataaaaaataattatttgtataaaatatattaaaatataaaatacacattaaaaataagttaaacaatacatatatttatacgaATAAGAAAAAACGTATAAGAAAAAAAAACGATATTGATGATGATGACGgtgataataataatgatgaaataagaggaggaaaaaaatcaattaaaaaagaaaaaaaaatgtatgaagaggaaagaaaaaaaaaagaaaggatacGAAGACGAACAAAAAAATGCATATTTACTGTAACTATTAAATTTGGTTATGTAAAAGactttatttttaaaaagaaaaatatagacagacaatgaaaatactaaataatgtgaataattgaTATATTGAATGTTTATTTCACTAGATGTACGAataattattctaatattaagatttagatgaTTAATTTAGAAGtgtaatgtattttgattttgattcaaTCTCTATTATTATTTCAATTATATCTAAAAATGATTGACCAATAAAAATAATCGTACCAATGACAATAAGAGCACTATTCTGAAAAATGTCCATAATGTGACAAACCGGTTGTTAGAAAGTTACAATTGATTTAACATCAACGCTATTTAGGGGTAAGCACTTAAATCCTTTTAATATTACATGCTTAGCTTTTACACAAGAACCAACCATTCAATACAATAATAATGctcctaaaaattaaaataaaaatcttaaaagacTACTTTAAACCCTAAATAGTATTTACCATCTAGTAAGTATTTTCAGAGGATCTTACAGAATTAttgagataaaaataagaaaaattatgctTTTCTCTGTATTTATATGTTTTTAGTActatttgctaaatttaatttttatacatACACTCAGTGTAAAAGAATTCTACAAATTCAAGATAACTAGTTATATATTATCATATttgtaaaaataattaatttttaaattcattattttaaaaGTAATCCAAATAAATTTATGAGTCCAATTATTAAATTATTGTATAAATTTTTTACACTGttagtgtattaaaattaaactcttattagattgaataaaaaattagatgcattttacattaaaataaaaatgttttgctTGTTTATGCTTTTGTCTTCTCATTCAAAGTTTATGTTCCATAATAATTTTCCTTCAAAgagatatttcttttttttagaaaaaaaaaatcttaatacAATTACTGTAAGGATGTGTGTGGTCGgagaaattataaataatttttagaaattttaagATGAGAATATCATATTCCCATATttggttcaaagtttgaaaaattATTCCTAAACAAGTTTGATTCCAACGAATTAGAATACCATCATTTCAATTCCCACATTTCCTTTGGGTATCTTTGATTTCCATGGGAATGGAATCTTTGTAACAAAATAATACTTGAACCACACACACCCTAAAGATACTTGATAGATTCCTAGGCATAGTGTGTTTCCCTTGACCTTTGTCACATAATAATACACACAAGTTTCCTAGGCAACCACTGACAAGAAAAAATCCTTCTAAGTTCTAAGTATAAGTGTAATGTTCGTATACTATGTAACATGTTCTTATACCTCAGGAGACACAAACATGTTAAATTATTTTGCAGATGCTTTACACAAAGGATATAATTTTGTGGTCTAAAGAATTTTATGTACTGTGTTAGATTCTGTATGCGTCTAGATATGTGTTTTCTTTTCATAAAGAGGTTTCTACATTCTAACCAtacatttttatttcatattatttttcATATGTTTTACTTTAGTATTAGATTCTATAGTTTAGGATtataaaaaatgataatatttatGGATTCTTGATATAACTATGATAATTGAACATATAAGAGTGATTGTAAGTAATTCTTAGATAGTAACTTGCAATTAGAGATACTAAATAAATGGCATATCATaggctttatttttgttttttaaataatatgtagttcatttaatttttttttaaatatggttAACTTGTTTAACAAGTTATCATTTTAAATCTTAACAATTTAgataaaatataacaaaatagaGAGTTAAAATTTTGTCTAATAATTACTAAAGAATACAATATTCGATCTTATAAGAACTATTTAAAAAATGAACCTTATTAAAATCTTAAAGAAATTGACGAAAATAAAATGTTTAATGTTTAAGCATTAAAATGGAGGGCTACATCCAAATATAAGAATACTAGATTGTGCAACTATATTTacattgatataaaatataatatttaagacGTTCAAGAAGTTAAATTACTAAAAGTTTTTTTAGCAATTTCTCCTACAAAGAATTATGTccattttttgttgttgttgtttttttccCCTTTAATTAGCAATGTATTCATTTAATTATGTTTTACTATTTAAATACACATTTGGGCCTAATCCAAAAAGATTATTAGACTGTGAGCTAAGTTGTGGCCCAATCAACTTTTTGTAAACTTTTTTTAAGGAATTTTTTGCAAACTTATCAATACGCACATGTGATTATATCAAaactaatttatttatatttgcaTACAGAAGATGAAATTTCATGTAAAAAAAATGATGGAATTTTATCCATAACTCATGGAGATACCTACATAAAATAATAACCAATCGAAACCGGGTTAAATCTTAAAGTAGTTTTTAAATTTGTACTTGAGCattaaagtgatttttgaagttaataattactcaaatttattcttaaaattgtCCTCTAAAACTCATAGTAGTCCCCAAAATAATTTCCATTTATCATTGTCATTGGAGAGCTGAATTGGATTGAAACAACGTcattttgtatttatataaaaaaaattctaattcctAAGACGGCGTCGTtttgtatttataaaaaaaaatataatcctCAATTATCTTCACCAATTATCTTCTCTTGAtagtgttcttcttcttcttcaacttcatAATAACAACATCATTATCATAACCAGCAAAAATTACAGAGTTAAAAAAATCAACCATCACAAAAAATCACAcaaaaaatcaacaacaataaaaaatatcaattaaCCTAAATAAAAAGCATCAATCAACCTAAATAGCGACAATCACAAAAAAATAGCAATAATTACAGAAtaacaaataacaaaaaaataaccaTTGTAGCTACATTAAAACAGAATCAGCAGTAGCAATAATCACCCAAAACAttaaacaataataattaaataactaaaaaaaattaaaaaaaaagggctCACCTTGTCCGCTGAGAAAAAAAAGGATGTAGAGGAACACAGAGAGGAGACAAGAGAAGAGTGTAGACGGCTACGAGTAGAGAGGAATGGAAAGCTGCCGCTATTGTGGAGCTGTTGGTGGGCCTTGGAGTTGCCGGCAAGTGTAGCGCGCTTGAGAGCGATGACGGTGACGACAGAGGAATGGGAGCGGTTGACTGAGCGCTTGAAAACAATGAGAAAGTGCGAAATCTGGACGGCGTAGTCAGAAAGCACTTCGATCTTCGTGGTGGTGAGAAGAAGAATATTGAGGAGTGTAAAAGACTAGGTTGGGAGGCGAGCGGCACAGCATCGAGACGGAGGCCAGCGAGAAACGGCAATAGAGAGGGTTGAAGAAAGTTTGCCTCTGCCGTTGTGAGTGAGAAAGTAGTGTTGAGTGTTGAGCGTGAAATAGTAGGGTTAGAGAGGGAGGACTCAAACGAGTTTTTTTAAGTACAAAATGACATCGTTTCAATCCTTTTCAATGATAATGATGGACAAAAATTAGTTTAGAGACTATTATGAGTCTCAGAAGACAATTTCAGAgacaaatttaaataattattaacttCAGAGATCACTTTGAACTTTGAGTATAAGTTTAGGAACTACTTTAAAATTTAACTCAATTAAAATCTTATGAATTGAAGGACCAGctatttttatatgaaattaatattcaaaaattattagataatttaataaatttgattaaattacCATTTAATAGttcttaattattaaatttacgttaaaaaaaaaaaaacaaatgaatGTAAATTTTCACGTCACAAGTAACGCCTTCCATGATAAtaatagatatgattcagatcttgagtttgacttatatatatattatttgccTAATCATTTCCCTTTGATCAAATTGATTTATTTCGGTTCTATAGATACATTTTTCGTAAAAAATGATCACAAAGTTAAATTACACCTATTTTCAACCATCTTGTACCCCATAAAAAACGAATGACTATCTTATTCTATTATTgtagtaattaataaaaattaaataaaataaattttgactttttttgtttttttaatattatcCATTTATTAATAGCTCCTTTTCTCGTTGAGGTTGAAGGAAACAGAGTGGGAGTATGATGAAGCATGAGAAAAATGAGTTGTCGAAATGCAATATAATAAAAACATATGGGGTATGGTTGATGGTGTTGCAGCCTCCAATCATCGTTGGTCCACCAATGAAGCATTGAGAATATGCCACCCCAACAACCACGTTTCGTGGCCAATATTATAACCCAACTATTTTCAAAATATGACTACTTATTTCATATTAATATTATTCTGTATTTTTCAGCCTCATCTTTCATACCACTGTTTTGTTAACTGaacttaataattttttaaaaaaatgtttatGTACCTAAACATAAACTATTAAACCATTCTTTCACCTTAATTTatgacaacaataaaaaaattttacaactcataatttaattttatcttcatAATTCAatcaatatatttaattttatcttcataattcaatcaattaacgattaataaaattttttcctattttctttttctattctttcacaattttattataaAGTAATAACTATAActaatgataatttttttttttggtggagAACTAATAATAAGTATATTTAGACAAAAACTTTTCATTAGGGATTTTATagatttttttgtaacaataataatagattttttgtaacaataataataataatttatcttatgttatattaataataataatggtaacggtaattaagaaaaaaatataaatagaatatTCGGAGTGAGGAGGAACAGTCAGAAAGGACAGAATAACGTTAACGTTCAGATTTATCCACGTGTCTCATTCTCCCGCTCCGTCCATCTATCCGTTAACCCtaactctctctcttcctctctctctctctcttctgcaACTCTTCCCACCTTTGAAACCACACAAACCAAGAAAACcgaaaaaaattcgaaaaagaaaaaaaaaaagacaaaaagaaaaaccGTTATTCCACACACATTGAATCTCTGCAACAATGGGGAAGCTTCTCTGCGATTCCACCACCGTCGCCGCCGAACCGTTCCAAGGTTCGCCGTCAGCGGCTCTTCCTTGGCGGGATCAGAAATCTACGGCGCCGATGGACGCCATCGGAACTGTAGATCTCGTCGCTCCGACCAACGTTGCCGCCGTTGGAGGCGTCGGCGGCGGTTGGGAGGACGTTATAGGTCTGGAGGACCAGCAGCGGCGCCACTTACAGAGGCTGCACGCTAAAGGCGTACTATGGAAGCCACCGCCGGAGGATGAGGAAGACGATGACGATTCTTCTTCGTCTTCCTCCTCCTCGCCGTCGTCATCTTCTCTCAGATCCGTCGTCTTCCGCCTCTCTCACGGCGGCGAGGTCTCCTCCGACGGTAACTGCCTCTTCACGGCGTCGCGGAAAGCGATGTTAGGAGGCGACGACGACGGCGGATTCGACGTGCGGGAGCTGCGGCGGAGGACGGTAGCAAGGTTTCTGGAGGATCTTGGATCTGCGGGATTTGAGGAGAGAGAAGCGATAGACGACGCGATCCGGCACATGTACTCGCCGGATCTGAAGAACGGTTGGGGGATTCACGTCGTTCAAGAGGTGAAGTTGTTGGCCAAGAAAGAGGACAGGTTCGCCCTCGATTCGGCCATCGAAGAGCTCGTTCACCTCGGCATGCAAAGGTATCGCTTCTTTCTTTCTTAACGATTCGCTCGTTCTTGGAAATCGATTTCGAATAGCTGAAGAAAAATCTGTAGAAAAACACAttgaataaataagaaaaaaaagcctACTCTCGATTTTGCATAGGTGAAACTACTTTGACAATCTCTGTtgttacattttattttttgagCTTGAAAATAAGAAATGAAATCGTTTCCGAATATTTTGTTTTGAAGATTGTTTAATTATAAATTTCAATTGtggtggattttttttttttttaccattgtgtgatttttattttgtggtgttttttggttttatgattgaAGAGAAATGGCGGCAGAGTCTATTTACAAAGAGAGGTGTATTCCGGTGAATGATGGTCCAAGTTGGGCCAAATACATGTTGATCTCTGGTTCTGCTGATGATGAATATGATATCATCACTTTGCAATATACTGAGGAAGGTTTGTTATCTGTAGATGAGAACAGAGAAGGTCATGCTGCAGCTTTCGGTGATGATATTGCTATTGAGTGCCTTGCAACTGAGTTCAAGCGTGAGATTTATGTGGTAAGAAAAATATGGGGAGCTTTTGGATTGATATTCCACAGAGATGTTGCCATGTTTTAGAGGTTCTTATGTGAATATGTGTGTTGTTTCTAACTATTTTGTTGATGCAAGTTGTTGcattattttttatagtattataaTTTGATGAATCACTGCATAGTTGAATTTAATAGTATGTAACTGGAGTCTTGGCCTGCTACTGTGGATATTATTGTGTTAGACCTGTGTAAAATGTAACACATCcaattatttgtttcttttccgGATGTTGAAGTGATGCTTTTATTTGCAAATTGTAATATCACGCATTTGTTGCTTGTTGAATTTTATACTTCTCCTCTTTACAGGTTTGATTGTGACCTGATATCATTGCTTAACGACCCTTATAATGGTGTATTTGTGGAGATCCTAATTTcttattttcccacttttgtcaTCGTGTATTTGTTGCATGCTCCTGATATTGTAACAAATGATATAGACATATACCGAAGGATCAATTATATGAACAGGAATATAACTTTATGTACATGTTTGTGAGTGGTTATCCATCATCAAACTCTCCATCTGAATTTGTTATCATCTTCAGGTGCAAGCACATGGTTCTGATGCCATGGTTGATGAAGAAAATTGTGTTTTCTTCCTTCCCCACCGTCCAAGGAGCCAAATTACAGAGCTTCCCTTCTTCCTTTTCATGAAAGGAACAGGTAATGCAGAACAAGATTGTACATAACTATTTTTGCTCATGCTTTCCCTTTCATGTTTTTCTTCCCATGGTGTTTGTTTCCTAATGAAATTTCTAAGTAATTCCATTCCCCTTATTGCAGGTTGGTGTGGCGCTGGAGCTGACCATTATGAGCCCCTTATTGCACATCCATCTGCCTTTGTTTCGCAAGAAAAGGTTGCTGTTGTACTGTGAGGCTTCAGGGCCTGCAATTTTGTGGAGTAGACAAATGAGTTTAGAAGTAGAATTCCTTCGCCCTATTTATTATGGCGCCTCTTGAAAAATGTTTGGCCTGCCATCTCTCTGGTTCTCCTGATAGTACTATTCCTGGCCTCAAGGAGGATCTCATTTTGCCTAGGCATTCATCATTTTGTTGCTGACATTTAGAATCAATCATCTTTGACTCTTGTGACATTTGTTGAGTTAGCAGGTTTTGCCCTGCAGAGTTTGAGCTACTACCCCCTAGAGTAATTTTCCCTAGTTTTTCACCGGCTTCTGTTTTTTTGCTGTTCATGTTGTTGAGTTCAGTGGATTAGAGGTGTACCTTCTAGGTAGTGTGTTGTTCAAAACGGAAGAATTGTATCtcagtttttttttatattttcaccAATTTTAATGAAGTGGCTTCTTTTCTGGCCATCATAGtcattttttaactttttagttCAAAGTTTCAATCCAGCAGAGAATGTCACATCCGAGTGGATTTCTTGAATTGAATGAAATCAAAAGCGCCAGCAATTGATGGTGATGTTTGTGTCACAAACCAAGGGAAGTGCATTTTGACAACATAGTCATTTCTTATTACTTCAGGAATAAAGGAGTTGTGCCATTGAAGCACTGATTAAGGAGTAGAAAGAATGGTTCTTAGAGTAATTCATTGAATACTCTGAAAGTCTTGGTCCTTATTGTCCAGAATaatttctttcttgatctttgGAAGCACTGATTGGTTAGACCCATTAAATTTAGTTCTCAGGAAAGAAAAGAACAAAATATTGTGGTACAACTCAATACCATAAAAGCCTTAATTCTTTTTTCTCCCGAATAGTGCACTATTGTCAATTGTACATATAAACCTGCGAAAAGGACTACACAAATAAATAGTAATGTTGGCGTACCTGAATGAAAACAAAAGTTGATGGCTTCATAGCTAAttgatgcaatttaagtttttgaTAAAAACAACAAATAATAGGTGAAAAGTTTAAATTAAACCAATCCATTCTAAATAAGACAAGATAGTCAACTATAGTCGCTAATATGACAATATATAATTAGATAATAGTCTAAACAAAATTATGCCATGCAGTTAACTCCTAAACTAGTGTAAATATAATACTATTAGATGATAATAACAAGCAAAAAACAAATATATAACTAcataaaagataaacaaaagtTGAGACCATTGACAAATCAAATTGATGTTTGATCTTTGAAGGGTGGTAGAGATAGCAAATTGCAAAcctcaataaaaattaaaaacatctaTTTATGGTGGCTCCTTTTGGTTTGGGCCAACCTAACTACCGAATCA is a window encoding:
- the LOC107635624 gene encoding uncharacterized protein LOC107635624, with the translated sequence MGKLLCDSTTVAAEPFQGSPSAALPWRDQKSTAPMDAIGTVDLVAPTNVAAVGGVGGGWEDVIGLEDQQRRHLQRLHAKGVLWKPPPEDEEDDDDSSSSSSSSPSSSSLRSVVFRLSHGGEVSSDGNCLFTASRKAMLGGDDDGGFDVRELRRRTVARFLEDLGSAGFEEREAIDDAIRHMYSPDLKNGWGIHVVQEVKLLAKKEDRFALDSAIEELVHLGMQREMAAESIYKERCIPVNDGPSWAKYMLISGSADDEYDIITLQYTEEGLLSVDENREGHAAAFGDDIAIECLATEFKREIYVVQAHGSDAMVDEENCVFFLPHRPRSQITELPFFLFMKGTGWCGAGADHYEPLIAHPSAFVSQEKVAVVL